GTGGCCTCGCCGGAGCCGGTGAACTCGGTGGTCCCCGTGGTCCCCGTGGTCCCGGCGGACGCTGTGGAGGCGGCGCGCGGGGCGCGTGCGGCCCCCGCTCCTGCGCCCGCTCCTGCACCTGCGCCCGCTCCTGCGCCCGCGCCCGCGTCCGTGCGCGCCGGCCGGGTGCCGGGCGGGTACGCCGAGCGGCCCGCGCGACTGCCCGGCGCGGTGCTGTGGACGAAGACACCCGGCGGGTCCGGCGCCGGGGCGGGGCTCGTCCTGCCCGACGGCTGCATGGACCTGCTGTGGAGCGAGGGCCGGCTGCTCGTCGCCGGGCCCGACACCCGGGCTCACGCCCCCGGCGGCCCGCCCGCGCACTGGACCGGGCTGCGGTTCTTCCCCGGCACCGCGCCCGGCTGGCTCGGGGTGCCCGCGCACGAACTGCGCGACCGGCGGACCGACCTGGCCGAGCTGTGGCCCGCCGCCGAGGTGCGGCGGCTGCGCGCCCGCCTGGAGGCGGCGGCGGACCCGGCCGCCGCACTGGAGGCCGCGGCCCTGGAACGCGCGGAACGCACCGGGCCGCCGGACCCGCGGCTGCGGCGCCTGGTCGCGGCGCTGGACGCGGGCCGCCCGGTCGCCGCCACCGCCGACGAACTCGGCGTGGGCGCGCGCTGGTTGCACCGCCACTCCCTGGCCGCCTTCGGCTACGGGCCCAAGACGCTGGCCCGGGTGCTGCGGCTGCAGCGCGCCCTGGCACTGGCCCGGAGCGGAGTCCCGTTCGCGCAGACGGCCCTCCGCGCGGGCTTCGCCGACCAGGCGCATCTGGCCCGGGACGTGAGGGAGTTGGCCGGGATGCCGCTGAGCGGACTTCTGGGTGGGCGCTGACAGCGCCGCGAGTGCCACTCGGCAGGCGCGGTCGCCGCGCGGGGGGTGCGGGCGCTACGCGCTGGGTGCGGGCAGGGGTGCGAACAGGTCGACGCCGTTGCCGTCCGGGTCGTGCACGACCGCGTACCGCATCCCCCAGAACGCGTCCCACGGCTTCAGCTCCCCGTGGTACCCGGCGCCGGCCAGGTCGGCGTAGAGGGCGTCCACCTCGGCGGGTGTGCCGCAGTGGAAGGCGAGCGCGCACCGGCCGCCCCCAGCCGGCGGGCGCCAGTCCGGATGGAAGGAGCGGACGGTGTCCTCGGTGTCCAGCGCGAGGGTGAGACCGCCGGGCAACTCGGCCTCGACGTGCGGCTGTTGTTCGGCGTCCTCGGGAAAGACGAGCCCGAGGCGGCGGTAGAAGGCGAGCGAGGCGGCCAGGTCCGAGGCGACCAGGCCGACCACGGCGAATCGTGGAGTCATGCCGTCACCGTAGGCGCGGCCCCGGCACCCGGTCTTGAAGGAATCGGACACCTCCGCGACGCCGCCGCCCTCCCGCCGGTCCCCGGGGCGCTCATCAACCCGGCTCCGCGACACGCCGGTCAGTGACGTTTCTCCGGTGAAGGCGTACGCCCGTCCGAGTGAGTAAAGGGCATCTCAAGTACCGCTCTCGGTGCGGTCTAGGAATCCTTATGTCTCGGCAAAGGACCGGGTGCCGCCGGCCACCGGAATCCGGCCGCTCCTGAGGGCGCGCCCCGCGCCCGACCCCCCATCAGAGGAGTCACGTTGACCTACGGCAAGAAGCTGCGCGCGCAGATCGCCGGGCCGGGTACCACCCCGCTGATCGGTGTGTACGACATGTACTCGGCGTCGATCGCCGCCGAGCACTACGACGGCATGTTCGTCTCCGGATTCGGCTTCGCCGCCTCCTACTACGGCCTGCCGGACATCGGGTTCATCGCCTGGCCGGACATGGTGGCGTTCGTCCAGCGGCTGCGGGGCGCCTTCCCCGCCCACCACCTGCTGGTGGACATCGACGACGGCTATGTCGACGCGGAGGTCGCCTGCCACGTGGTGGAGGGGCTGGAGCGCATCGGGGCGTCCGGGGTGATCCTGGAGGACCAGAAGCGGCCCCGCCGCTGCGGACACGCCGACGGCAAGCAGGTGCTGCCGCTCGACGAGTACCTCGCCAAGCTGGAGAAGGTGCTGGCCACCCGGCAGGACCTGGTCGTGGTGGCGCGGACCGACGCCACCGACGAGGCCGACATCCTGCTGCGGGCCGAGGCGCTGGCCGCGACCGAGGCGGACGTCATCCTGGTCGACGGGATCCGCTCCGTCGACTGGATCCGCCGGGTGCGCGCCGTGGTCGGCGACAAGCCGCTGCTGTTCAACCAGATCGGCGGCGGGAAGTCGCCGCGCCTGTCGCTGGGCGAGCTGTCCGAGCTGGGTGTGGACGTCGCGATCTACAGCAC
The sequence above is drawn from the Streptomyces sp. SAT1 genome and encodes:
- a CDS encoding isocitrate lyase/PEP mutase family protein; amino-acid sequence: MTYGKKLRAQIAGPGTTPLIGVYDMYSASIAAEHYDGMFVSGFGFAASYYGLPDIGFIAWPDMVAFVQRLRGAFPAHHLLVDIDDGYVDAEVACHVVEGLERIGASGVILEDQKRPRRCGHADGKQVLPLDEYLAKLEKVLATRQDLVVVARTDATDEADILLRAEALAATEADVILVDGIRSVDWIRRVRAVVGDKPLLFNQIGGGKSPRLSLGELSELGVDVAIYSTPCLFAAHQAMDSALAELRRADGRLPEVDAAGGVGVQAATSLLERNLAHRRPVRAGARAGVGAPAVGAQAGAEEGVGV
- a CDS encoding helix-turn-helix transcriptional regulator, which encodes MRAGRVPGGYAERPARLPGAVLWTKTPGGSGAGAGLVLPDGCMDLLWSEGRLLVAGPDTRAHAPGGPPAHWTGLRFFPGTAPGWLGVPAHELRDRRTDLAELWPAAEVRRLRARLEAAADPAAALEAAALERAERTGPPDPRLRRLVAALDAGRPVAATADELGVGARWLHRHSLAAFGYGPKTLARVLRLQRALALARSGVPFAQTALRAGFADQAHLARDVRELAGMPLSGLLGGR
- a CDS encoding VOC family protein, producing MTPRFAVVGLVASDLAASLAFYRRLGLVFPEDAEQQPHVEAELPGGLTLALDTEDTVRSFHPDWRPPAGGGRCALAFHCGTPAEVDALYADLAGAGYHGELKPWDAFWGMRYAVVHDPDGNGVDLFAPLPAPSA